In 'Nostoc azollae' 0708, the following are encoded in one genomic region:
- a CDS encoding HlyD family efflux transporter periplasmic adaptor subunit, translating to MTQLNANQINSNGNGKNQSLQLLTPRKKAKIASLTNAYKQDEFEQSIVLCQSPIWSRTIMITLMVVACFGVGWAYFSKLEQVVPATGQLKPEGTVKEVQAPINGVVKSVYVKDGQTVKKGDLILTFESVATLAELSSLNKIRVALTKENDIYRRLMGASTGITSELDFLRSNLSPESAFLLKHRASLVTENELLRSQLKNTPPENSNGIDEQQRLIAAKRELDSRSSAAKLEVEKIRKQLSQTIVKIRNTQDSLAIQTQILDKLKILAVEGGISQLQYLNQQQQVQTLKAEISQLTEEEKRLQLDIQKGQQEVTNTVAVTDKNVLEQIANNKKRIAEIDSQFMKIILDNEQKLGDINSKISQTQLNVRYQEVRAPIEGTVFDMQAKNPGFVANTTQKLLQIVPNDKYVAEVFITNKDIGFVRVGMNVDVRIDSFPFSEFGDIKGQVIDIGSDALPPDQIHQFYRFPARVSLHKQKLETQGKKIALQSGMSITGNIKVREERTVLSLFTQMFTKQVESLNEVR from the coding sequence ATGACTCAACTTAATGCTAACCAAATCAATAGCAACGGCAATGGAAAAAATCAAAGTCTACAGTTGCTGACACCTCGCAAAAAAGCTAAAATAGCATCCTTAACTAATGCCTATAAGCAGGATGAATTTGAACAGTCTATAGTCTTATGTCAATCACCAATATGGTCACGTACCATCATGATTACCTTGATGGTTGTAGCCTGTTTTGGAGTTGGGTGGGCTTATTTTTCCAAACTTGAACAAGTAGTTCCAGCAACAGGTCAATTAAAACCAGAGGGAACAGTCAAAGAAGTACAAGCTCCCATTAATGGAGTTGTAAAATCTGTTTATGTAAAAGATGGTCAAACCGTAAAAAAAGGAGACTTGATCTTAACATTTGAATCGGTTGCAACTTTAGCTGAGTTAAGTTCCTTAAATAAAATTCGCGTTGCTTTAACTAAAGAAAACGATATTTATCGTCGCTTGATGGGAGCAAGCACAGGTATCACCTCAGAGTTGGACTTTTTACGTAGTAACTTGTCACCAGAATCTGCTTTTCTCCTTAAACATCGAGCATCATTAGTAACAGAAAATGAACTACTGCGTTCTCAATTAAAGAATACTCCACCAGAAAATAGCAACGGAATTGATGAACAACAACGCCTCATAGCAGCGAAGAGGGAATTAGATTCCCGATCTAGCGCAGCTAAATTAGAAGTTGAAAAAATCAGGAAGCAACTATCACAAACCATCGTCAAAATAAGAAATACTCAAGATAGTTTAGCCATTCAAACACAGATTTTGGATAAACTCAAAATATTAGCAGTCGAAGGTGGAATTTCTCAACTGCAATATCTCAATCAGCAACAACAAGTACAAACTTTAAAAGCAGAAATATCACAATTAACTGAGGAAGAAAAACGCCTCCAGCTTGATATTCAAAAAGGACAGCAGGAAGTAACTAATACAGTAGCAGTTACTGATAAAAACGTTCTGGAGCAGATAGCTAACAACAAAAAGAGGATTGCCGAAATAGACAGCCAATTTATGAAGATTATTCTGGATAATGAGCAGAAATTGGGAGATATTAACAGTAAGATTTCCCAGACGCAATTAAATGTTAGATATCAAGAGGTCCGTGCTCCTATAGAAGGGACAGTGTTCGATATGCAAGCCAAAAATCCTGGGTTTGTAGCAAACACCACCCAAAAATTATTGCAAATTGTACCTAATGATAAATATGTTGCTGAAGTATTTATCACCAATAAAGATATTGGATTTGTAAGGGTAGGTATGAACGTAGATGTGAGAATTGATTCCTTTCCTTTTAGCGAATTTGGAGATATTAAAGGTCAGGTGATTGATATCGGTTCAGATGCTTTACCCCCAGATCAAATTCATCAATTTTATAGATTTCCAGCCAGAGTTAGCTTGCATAAACAAAAACTAGAAACTCAAGGCAAAAAGATAGCATTACAGTCTGGGATGTCAATTACCGGTAATATTAAAGTTCGCGAGGAACGTACTGTACTTAGTTTGTTCACGCAGATGTTTACCAAGCAAGTGGAGAGCTTGAACGAAGTGCGTTAA
- a CDS encoding pyruvate kinase, with protein MNLPATPLPLSSITEKDLMDLRFGIQLGVDWVVVSFVRSPQDLELVKPMIEATGAKIRVIAKIERPEAVAQLDDIFKVSDGINGT; from the coding sequence GTGAATTTACCTGCTACTCCATTACCTTTGAGTTCAATCACGGAAAAGGATTTGATGGATTTGCGGTTTGGTATTCAGTTGGGTGTAGACTGGGTGGTAGTTTCTTTTGTGCGATCGCCCCAAGATTTAGAACTAGTAAAACCCATGATTGAAGCTACTGGTGCCAAAATTCGCGTCATTGCTAAAATTGAACGCCCTGAAGCTGTAGCACAGCTAGATGATATCTTCAAAGTTTCTGATGGAATTAACGGGACTTAA
- a CDS encoding pyruvate kinase translates to MGHGAYKVHAQTFHHLRCISSELKRPMAILQDLCGLNILLGNLPAEGLMLETGSEVIFLFQKKGESIDEIPLPLPTLFPMMRPGEPILINDSRVKLIKFAPMSILGGRFLLIRV, encoded by the coding sequence TTGGGGCATGGGGCTTATAAAGTCCACGCCCAAACTTTTCACCATTTGCGGTGTATTAGTAGTGAGTTAAAAAGACCGATGGCTATTCTGCAAGATTTGTGTGGTCTGAATATTCTTTTGGGGAACCTACCAGCGGAAGGGTTGATGCTGGAAACGGGTAGTGAAGTTATCTTTCTCTTCCAGAAAAAGGGTGAAAGTATTGATGAAATTCCCCTACCACTACCAACTTTATTCCCAATGATGCGACCTGGTGAACCGATTTTGATTAATGATAGTCGTGTGAAGTTGATAAAATTTGCACCCATGTCCATATTGGGAGGTCGATTTCTACTCATAAGGGTGTGA
- a CDS encoding transaldolase → MPKNLLEQLREVTVVVADTGDIQAIEKFKPQDATTNPSLITTAAQMPEYEDIVDQTLIKAKKDAGSQATQAQVVSLAFDRLAVSFGLRILQIIPGRVSTEVDARLSYNTDATVAKARDLIAQYKAAGIAKERVLIKIAATWEGIKAGEILEKEGIHCNLTLLFGIHQAIACAEAGITLISPFVGRILDWYKKDTGRDSYPSAEDPGVLSVTKIYNYYKKFGYKTEVMGASFRNIGEITELAGCDLLTISPSLLTELQNTVAELPRKLDPAKVPGLSIEKISVDKASFDKMHAGDHMASNKLAEGIDGFTKALITLEQLLAERLARLESEMVAAG, encoded by the coding sequence ATGCCTAAGAATTTACTGGAACAGTTGCGGGAAGTAACCGTTGTCGTGGCTGATACTGGGGATATCCAAGCAATTGAAAAGTTTAAACCCCAAGATGCTACTACCAATCCTTCACTGATTACTACTGCGGCACAAATGCCAGAATATGAGGATATTGTTGACCAAACTTTAATCAAAGCTAAAAAAGATGCAGGTTCTCAAGCTACCCAAGCACAGGTAGTTTCTTTGGCTTTTGACCGTTTGGCGGTGTCCTTTGGGTTGAGGATTTTGCAAATTATTCCCGGTCGGGTGTCTACTGAAGTAGATGCACGGTTATCTTATAATACAGATGCTACTGTAGCTAAAGCACGGGATTTGATTGCTCAGTATAAGGCAGCTGGTATTGCTAAAGAACGGGTTTTGATTAAAATTGCCGCTACTTGGGAAGGTATCAAGGCTGGGGAAATTTTGGAAAAAGAAGGTATTCACTGTAACTTAACTTTACTATTTGGTATCCACCAAGCGATAGCTTGTGCTGAAGCTGGTATCACTCTAATTTCCCCCTTCGTGGGACGCATCCTAGACTGGTATAAGAAAGATACCGGACGAGATAGCTATCCCTCTGCTGAAGATCCAGGTGTATTGTCTGTCACTAAAATCTATAACTACTACAAGAAATTCGGTTATAAAACTGAAGTTATGGGTGCAAGCTTCCGTAACATCGGCGAAATTACCGAACTTGCTGGTTGTGATTTGTTGACTATTTCTCCCAGTTTATTAACTGAATTGCAAAATACTGTTGCCGAATTACCACGGAAACTTGATCCCGCAAAGGTACCAGGTTTGTCAATTGAAAAAATCTCTGTTGATAAAGCCAGCTTTGATAAGATGCACGCTGGCGATCACATGGCATCTAATAAACTTGCAGAAGGTATAGATGGTTTCACCAAGGCTTTAATTACCTTAGAACAATTACTAGCAGAAAGATTAGCTCGTTTAGAGAGTGAAATGGTAGCTGCTGGTTAG
- a CDS encoding pyruvate kinase: protein MVQLELRPVMIARGHLGVEIPIHEVPLIENQITRRCNIADKPVIKATQMLESTSAPDPTRPEATDVANSILDGTDAVVLSGETAVDEYPIAAVQTMHTVQTEKVLEEGAKQTWNSEAGCLSVTESVAQAVCRIAYETGAKAILCNSTSRNTARLISKYRPLTPIITLTSKAIAYRQLALSWGVEPLLIQAVHHAEAMFTNVVNTVIDRDCVKKGDKVVITSAVPVGQSGTTSLIKVHSIGQPITASDI, encoded by the coding sequence TTGGTTCAACTGGAATTACGTCCCGTTATGATTGCGCGGGGTCATTTAGGCGTAGAAATACCTATTCACGAAGTTCCTCTGATTGAAAATCAGATCACTCGTCGCTGTAATATTGCTGATAAGCCCGTAATTAAGGCTACCCAAATGCTAGAGTCAACTAGCGCCCCTGACCCTACCCGCCCTGAAGCCACTGACGTTGCGAATTCTATCTTGGATGGTACGGATGCCGTGGTGTTGTCTGGAGAAACTGCTGTAGATGAATATCCCATTGCGGCTGTTCAGACGATGCACACTGTGCAAACAGAAAAGGTGCTGGAGGAGGGTGCTAAACAGACTTGGAATAGTGAAGCGGGTTGTCTGAGTGTCACGGAATCAGTAGCCCAAGCAGTGTGTCGGATTGCTTATGAAACGGGCGCTAAAGCTATTCTTTGTAATTCTACTTCCAGGAATACAGCTAGACTAATTTCTAAATACCGTCCCCTGACTCCGATTATTACTCTCACCTCTAAGGCTATTGCTTACCGTCAGTTAGCTTTATCTTGGGGTGTAGAACCTTTGCTAATTCAAGCTGTTCATCATGCAGAGGCAATGTTTACAAATGTGGTAAACACAGTTATTGATAGGGATTGTGTGAAAAAAGGTGACAAGGTCGTAATTACCTCTGCTGTCCCAGTTGGTCAATCAGGAACAACCAGTTTAATCAAAGTGCATTCAATTGGACAGCCAATTACAGCATCAGACATCTAA